In Brienomyrus brachyistius isolate T26 chromosome 3, BBRACH_0.4, whole genome shotgun sequence, the following proteins share a genomic window:
- the angpt2a gene encoding angiopoietin-2a isoform X1, with protein sequence MLPAYALLVSCSLALGAGFRRTLEKKQYRIQSGPCSYTFLLPETDTCPPASELPQEDQPAQGEDSMQRLEQLETIMENNTQWLHKLETYIQDSMKQEMVQIQQTAVHNHTAAMIEFGTNLLSQTRKLTSVEAKVINQTARLELQLLENSLSTNKLEKQILLQTNEINKLNDKNNFLERRVEEMVGQRQEELKALREQEEQLQQLVQQQAGVMEELVQELRSATSNNSALQRQQEELLRTVNGLVAVIAIPPKASAMTQEASALYKDCAALYKAGKTKSGVYMLAAGNSTQRIKAYCDMETEGGGWTVLQKRFDGRVDFHRTWNEYKTGFGDPAGEYWLGNDFIFQLTNPNPYVLRIQLMDWEGNSAFSQYDQFALNSEAQKYRIHLKGYAGTAGKTSSFGQPGSDFSTKDADNDKCVCKCSQLTTGGKNPRRESFHLQSHICVSAPDGSMQLNLRLLSKRELCSYQKNPPCSLPGQGSEAGLGRS encoded by the exons ATGCTGCCTGCCTATGCACTGCTGGTGAGCTGCAGCCTCGCGCTTGGGGCCGGCTTCAGGAGGACCCTAGAGAAGAAGCAGTACCGCATCCAGAGTGGCCCCTGCAGCTACACCTTCCTGCTGCCCGAGACGGACACCTGCCCTCCAGCCAGCGAGCTGCCCCAGGAGGACCAGCCCGCGCAGGGTGAAGACTCTATGCAGCGTCTGGAGCAGCTGGAGACCATCATGGAGAACAACACGCAGTGGCTGCACAAG CTGGAGACATACATCCAGGACAGCATGAAGCAGGAGATGGTGCAGATCCAGCAGACAGCTGTGCACAACCACACGGCAGCCATGATCGAGTTTGGGACCAACCTCTTGAGTCAGACCAGAAAGCTAACCAGCGTGGAGGCTAAG GTTATAAATCAAACAGCGAGGCTTGAACTGCAGCTCCTCGAAAACTCCCTGTCAACAAACAAACTGGAGAAACAGATCCTCCTCCAAACGAATGAAATAAACAAACTCAACGACAAGAACAA CTTTCTGGAGAGGCGTGTGGAGGAGATGGTAGGCCAGCGGCAGGAGGAGCTGAAGGCATTGCGCGAGCAGGAGGAGCAGCTACAGCAGCTGGTGCAGCAGCAGGCGGGTGTCATGGAGGAGCTCGTGCAGGAACTGCGAAGTGCCACCTCCAACAACTCAGCCCTGCAGCGCCAGCAGGAGGAGTTGCTGCGTACCGTCAACGGCCTCGTGGCCGTCATCGCCATACCGCCCA AGGCGTCAGCCATGACGCAGGAAGCCTCAGCTCTGTACAAAGACTGTGCCGCCCTCTACAAGGCGGGCAAGACGAAGAGCGGAGTCTACATGCTGGCGGCTGGCAACAGCACGCAGAGGATCAAG GCTTACTGCGACATGGAAACTGAAGGCGGTGGATGGACCGTGCTGCAGAAACGCTTCGACGGCCGAGTCGATTTCCATCGCACATGGAACGAGTACAAGACG GGCTTCGGGGATCCTGCAGGAGAGTACTGGCTGGGGAACGACTTCATATTTCAACTgaccaaccctaacccttatgTCCTGAGAATCCAGCTAATGGACTGGGAGGGGAACTCGGCATTCTCCCAGTATGACCAGTTTGCTCTAAACAGCGAGGCCCAGAAATACAG GATACACCTTAAAGGTTACGCTGGAACAGCGGGTAAAACCAGTAGCTTTGGTCAGCCGGGAAGCGATTTCAGCACGAAGGATGCAGACAATGACAAATGCGTCTGCAAATGTTCCCAGCTGACAACGGGAGGTAAGAACCCCCGGCGAGAGTCGTTCCATCTTCAGAGTCACATTTGTGTCTCTGCACCTGACGGCAGCATGCAGCTGAACTTGAGATTGCTCTCGAAAAGGGAGCTCTGCTCATACCAAAAAAATCCACCCTGCTCGTTGCCAGGTCAGGGCTCTGAAGCAGGATTAGGCCGGAGTTAA
- the angpt2a gene encoding angiopoietin-2a isoform X2 yields the protein MLPAYALLVSCSLALGAGFRRTLEKKQYRIQSGPCSYTFLLPETDTCPPASELPQEDQPAQGEDSMQRLEQLETIMENNTQWLHKLETYIQDSMKQEMVQIQQTAVHNHTAAMIEFGTNLLSQTRKLTSVEAKVINQTARLELQLLENSLSTNKLEKQILLQTNEINKLNDKNNFLERRVEEMVGQRQEELKALREQEEQLQQLVQQQAGVMEELVQELRSATSNNSALQRQQEELLRTVNGLVAVIAIPPKASAMTQEASALYKDCAALYKAGKTKSGVYMLAAGNSTQRIKAYCDMETEGGGWTVLQKRFDGRVDFHRTWNEYKTGFGDPAGEYWLGNDFIFQLTNPNPYVLRIQLMDWEGNSAFSQYDQFALNSEAQKYRIHLKGYAGTAGKTSSFGQPGSDFSTKDADNDKCVCKCSQLTTGGWWFDACGPSNLNGIYYQQGQNTNRFNGIKWYYWKGSGYSLKATSMMIRPVDF from the exons ATGCTGCCTGCCTATGCACTGCTGGTGAGCTGCAGCCTCGCGCTTGGGGCCGGCTTCAGGAGGACCCTAGAGAAGAAGCAGTACCGCATCCAGAGTGGCCCCTGCAGCTACACCTTCCTGCTGCCCGAGACGGACACCTGCCCTCCAGCCAGCGAGCTGCCCCAGGAGGACCAGCCCGCGCAGGGTGAAGACTCTATGCAGCGTCTGGAGCAGCTGGAGACCATCATGGAGAACAACACGCAGTGGCTGCACAAG CTGGAGACATACATCCAGGACAGCATGAAGCAGGAGATGGTGCAGATCCAGCAGACAGCTGTGCACAACCACACGGCAGCCATGATCGAGTTTGGGACCAACCTCTTGAGTCAGACCAGAAAGCTAACCAGCGTGGAGGCTAAG GTTATAAATCAAACAGCGAGGCTTGAACTGCAGCTCCTCGAAAACTCCCTGTCAACAAACAAACTGGAGAAACAGATCCTCCTCCAAACGAATGAAATAAACAAACTCAACGACAAGAACAA CTTTCTGGAGAGGCGTGTGGAGGAGATGGTAGGCCAGCGGCAGGAGGAGCTGAAGGCATTGCGCGAGCAGGAGGAGCAGCTACAGCAGCTGGTGCAGCAGCAGGCGGGTGTCATGGAGGAGCTCGTGCAGGAACTGCGAAGTGCCACCTCCAACAACTCAGCCCTGCAGCGCCAGCAGGAGGAGTTGCTGCGTACCGTCAACGGCCTCGTGGCCGTCATCGCCATACCGCCCA AGGCGTCAGCCATGACGCAGGAAGCCTCAGCTCTGTACAAAGACTGTGCCGCCCTCTACAAGGCGGGCAAGACGAAGAGCGGAGTCTACATGCTGGCGGCTGGCAACAGCACGCAGAGGATCAAG GCTTACTGCGACATGGAAACTGAAGGCGGTGGATGGACCGTGCTGCAGAAACGCTTCGACGGCCGAGTCGATTTCCATCGCACATGGAACGAGTACAAGACG GGCTTCGGGGATCCTGCAGGAGAGTACTGGCTGGGGAACGACTTCATATTTCAACTgaccaaccctaacccttatgTCCTGAGAATCCAGCTAATGGACTGGGAGGGGAACTCGGCATTCTCCCAGTATGACCAGTTTGCTCTAAACAGCGAGGCCCAGAAATACAG GATACACCTTAAAGGTTACGCTGGAACAGCGGGTAAAACCAGTAGCTTTGGTCAGCCGGGAAGCGATTTCAGCACGAAGGATGCAGACAATGACAAATGCGTCTGCAAATGTTCCCAGCTGACAACGGGAG GCTGGTGGTTCGATGCCTGTGGCCCATCCAACCTGAATGGTATATATTACCAACAGGGTCAGAACACAAACCGCTTCAACGGGATCAAGTGGTACTACTGGAAAGGCTCAGGCTACTCGCTGAAAGCCACATCTATGATGATCCGTCCTGTTGACTTCTGA